In a single window of the Elaeis guineensis isolate ETL-2024a chromosome 4, EG11, whole genome shotgun sequence genome:
- the LOC105042718 gene encoding uncharacterized protein: MPTPSPASLGFSAASVPLLSAIVGGVLALLLFADYFRRKRAEVAMIAPAAVPDRSAADHKAPKPAPSAAKKSHPRSHSHHTDKDQNKKHHALDVNTLKGHGDAVTALCFSSDGRNLATACADGVVRVFRIDDASSKSFKLLRINLPAGAHPTAIAFSEEASSVVVAAQLLSGASLYMYGDVFAKPNGESKQQAKLPLPEIKWEHQKIHHKSSVLTLVGVCATYGSGDGSTILASCSEGTDIKLWHGKSGKDLGTVDTNQLKNNMATISPNGRFLAAAAFTADVKVWEIIYSKDGSVKEIVKVMQLKGHKSAVTWLCFTPNSEQIITASKDGSLRIWNINVRYHLDEDPKTLKVFAIPLHDAKGSVSHYDRISISPNGKILAVTSGSTLQWLCAETGRVLDTAVKAHEGDITGIAWAPQLIPMGGGPTMGLATAGADKKVKLWLAPEHHSS, from the exons ATGCCGACACCGTCTCCGGCGTCCCTAGGGTTCTCGGCTGCCTCCGTGCCCCTACTTTCCGCCATCGTCGGCGGCGTCCTCGCCCTCCTCCTCTTCGCCGACTACTTCCGCCGGAAGCGGGCCGAAGTCGCCATGATCGCTCCCGCCGCCGTCCCCGACCGGAGCGCTGCCGATCATAAGGCCCCCAAGCCCGCCCCCTCCGCCGCCAAGAAGTCTCATCCGAGATCCCACTCCCACCACACCGACAAG GACCAGAACAAGAAACACCACGCTCTCGATGTTAACACCCTGAAGGGCCATGGGGATGCGGTTACTGCCCTCTGCTTTTCCTCTGATGGCCGCAATTTGGCAACTG CTTGTGCCGATGGAGTTGTCAGAGTATTCAGGATTGATGATGCTTCCAGTAAAAGCTTCAA GCTGCTGAGGATAAACTTGCCGGCAGGGGCCCACCCGACGGCAATTGCCTTTTCCGAGGAGGCTTCATCGGTGGTAGTGGCAGCTCAGCTCCTCTCTGGTGCCTCTCTCTACATGTATGGAGATGTATTTGCCAAACCTAATGGTGAGAGCAAGCAGCAGGCCAAGCTTCCCCTCCCTGAGATCAAGTGGGAGCATCAGAAGATCCATCACAAGAGCTCTGTGTTGACCCTGGTAGGGGTTTGTGCAACATATGGAAGCGGGGATGGGAGTACAATCCTTGCTTCATGCTCAGAAG GGACTGATATTAAACTTTGGCATGGTAAAAGTGGGAAAGACTTGGGAACTGTTGACACAAATCAGTTGAAAAACAACATGGCTACTATATCACCAAATGGACGTTTCCTGGCTGCTGCAGCCTTTACTGCAGATGTGAAG GTTTGGGAGATCATCTATTCCAAGGATGGTTCAGTGAAGGAGATTGTGAAAGTTATGCAACTCAAGGGTCATAAG AGCGCGGTAACTTGGTTGTGTTTCACTCCAAATTCAGAGCAGATAATTACCGCATCAAAGGATGGTTCCTTACGAATATGGAATAtcaatg TTCGATATCATCTTGATGAGGACCCGAAAACCCTAAAAGTGTTTGCAATTCCACTTCATGATGCCAAAGGATCTGTTTCACATTATGACCGCATTAGCATCTCTCCCAACGGAAAAATTCTGGCAGTCACTAGTGGCTCAACATTGCAATGGTTATGTGCTGAAACAGGGAGGGTTTTGGATACGGCTGTTAAAGCACATGAAG GTGACATCACAGGCATTGCTTGGGCTCCTCAATTGATTCCTATGG GTGGTGGACCCACTATGGGTTTAGCCACAGCCGGTGCTGACAAAAAAGTGAAACTGTGGTTGGCTCCAGAGCACCACTCTTCATGA